A region of Arabidopsis thaliana chromosome 5, partial sequence DNA encodes the following proteins:
- the MED10A gene encoding Mediator complex, subunit Med10 — MDQTQNTIAGIGEINGSIKTEINAIATVDDSNEKLNQIINSNQKILELLHQLKLTVSSFTPASQLHLLQRLNSLVMELDNMAKLSDKCNIQVPIEVLNLIDDGKNPDEFTKDVLNKNCIAKNQVTKGKSDAFKGLRKHLLEELEQAFPDEVDRYRDIRASYAAEAKRLAQTQSVLPNGDAKVKSEL, encoded by the exons ATGGATCAAACACAGAACACAATCGCCGGAATTGGTGAAATCAACGGTTCGATAAAAACCGAAATCAATGCAATTGCAACCGTCGACGATTCAAATGAGAAGCTgaaccaaattataaactcGAATCAGAAAATTTTAGAACTCCTTCATCAATTAAAACTCACCGTCTCTTCTTTCACACCTGCTTCTCAGCTTCACCTCCTCCAACGCCt CAATTCTCTTGTGATGGAGCTTGATAATATGGCTAAGTTGTCTGATAAATGCAACATTCAAGTCCCCATTGAGGTTCTTAA CTTGATTGATGATGGGAAGAACCCAGATGAGTTTACAAAAGATGTTCTTAATAAGAACTGCATTGCTAAAAATCAAGTTACAAAGGGAAAGAGTGATGCTTTTAAG GGTTTGAGAAAACATCTCTTGGAGGAGCTTGAACAGGCTTTTCCTGATGAAGTCGATCGGTATAGAGACATACGTGCTAGTTATGCTGCT GAAGCAAAACGGTTGGCTCAAACGCAAAGTGTGTTACCAAATGGGGATGCTAAGGTCAAGAGTGAGCTATAA
- a CDS encoding GRAS family transcription factor (GRAS family transcription factor; CONTAINS InterPro DOMAIN/s: Transcription factor GRAS (InterPro:IPR005202); BEST Arabidopsis thaliana protein match is: GRAS family transcription factor (TAIR:AT3G54220.1); Has 1807 Blast hits to 1807 proteins in 277 species: Archae - 0; Bacteria - 0; Metazoa - 736; Fungi - 347; Plants - 385; Viruses - 0; Other Eukaryotes - 339 (source: NCBI BLink).), which yields MTTKRIDRDLPSSDDPSSAKRRIEFPEETLENDGAAAIKLLSLLLQCAEYVATDHLREASTLLSEISEICSPFGSSPERVVAYFAQALQTRVISSYLSGACSPLSEKPLTVVQSQKIFSALQTYNSVSPLIKFSHFTANQAIFQALDGEDSVHIIDLDVMQGLQWPALFHILASRPRKLRSIRITGFGSSSDLLASTGRRLADFASSLNLPFEFHPIEGIIGNLIDPSQLATRQGEAVVVHWMQHRLYDVTGNNLETLEILRRLKPNLITVVEQELSYDDGGSFLGRFVEALHYYSALFDALGDGLGEESGERFTVEQIVLGTEIRNIVAHGGGRRKRMKWKEELSRVGFRPVSLRGNPATQAGLLLGMLPWNGYTLVEENGTLRLGWKDLSLLTASAWKSQPFD from the coding sequence ATGACTACAAAACGCATAGACAGAGATCTCCCATCTTCCGACGATCCTTCCTCCGCTAAACGCCGTATCGAATTCCCCGAAGAAACACTCGAAAACGACGGTGCTGCCGCAATCAAACTCCTTAGCTTACTCCTCCAATGCGCCGAATACGTAGCTACTGATCATCTCCGTGAAGCTTCAACACTTTTATCCGAAATCTCCGAGATATGTTCTCCGTTCGGTTCCTCGCCGGAGCGAGTCGTCGCTTACTTCGCTCAAGCGCTACAAACGCGCGTGATCAGCTCTTACCTCTCCGGCGCGTGTTCTCCCCTCTCCGAGAAACCACTCACTGTTGTTCAGTCTCAGAAAATCTTCTCCGCCTTGCAGACTTATAACTCCGTTAGTCCTCTGATCAAATTCTCACATTTCACGGCGAATCAAGCCATTTTTCAGGCGCTTGACGGAGAAGATTCCGTTCATATCATCGATCTCGATGTTATGCAAGGTCTTCAATGGCCGGCTCTATTTCACATCCTCGCTTCACGTCCTCGAAAACTCCGATCAATTCGAATCACCGGATTTGGTTCCTCCTCCGATCTACTCGCTTCAACTGGCCGGAGACTCGCCGATTTCGCATCATCGTTAAACCTCCCTTTCGAATTTCATCCAATTGAAGGCATAATCGGAAACCTAATCGATCCGAGCCAACTCGCAACGAGACAAGGAGAAGCTGTGGTGGTTCATTGGATGCAGCACCGGTTATATGATGTTACAGGGAACAATCTCGAGACGTTGGAGATTCTACGGAGGCTGAAACCGAATCTGATCACGGTGGTGGAGCAAGAATTGAGCTACGACGATGGAGGAAGCTTTTTAGGAAGATTCGTGGAGGCTTTGCATTATTATAGCGCGTTGTTTGACGCGCTAGGAGATGGATTGGGTGAAGAGAGTGGTGAGAGATTCACGGTGGAGCAGATTGTTTTGGGGACGGAGATAAGAAACATTGTGGCGcacggaggaggaagaaggaagagaatgaAGTGGAAAGAAGAACTGAGCCGGGTCGGGTTTAGACCTGTTTCGCTTCGGGGTAACCCGGCGACACAAGCGGGTTTATTGTTGGGTATGTTACCGTGGAATGGATATACTTTGGTTGAAGAGAATGGAACCCTCCGTCTTGGCTGGAAGGATCTCTCGCTTTTGACTGCCTCTGCCTGGAAATCTCAGCCGTtcgattga
- a CDS encoding Ypt/Rab-GAP domain of gyp1p superfamily protein (Ypt/Rab-GAP domain of gyp1p superfamily protein; FUNCTIONS IN: RAB GTPase activator activity; INVOLVED IN: regulation of Rab GTPase activity; LOCATED IN: intracellular; EXPRESSED IN: 24 plant structures; EXPRESSED DURING: 15 growth stages; CONTAINS InterPro DOMAIN/s: RabGAP/TBC (InterPro:IPR000195); BEST Arabidopsis thaliana protein match is: Ypt/Rab-GAP domain of gyp1p superfamily protein (TAIR:AT5G53570.1); Has 35333 Blast hits to 34131 proteins in 2444 species: Archae - 798; Bacteria - 22429; Metazoa - 974; Fungi - 991; Plants - 531; Viruses - 0; Other Eukaryotes - 9610 (source: NCBI BLink).) codes for MMFPRLRLTKVFFSPIIAGKWIVFADGSSGGGVGRNGYYGGLWSSAVIPSNVGLAVAVTVMAVAVAFTVYSRRGSIGSPWSLRRRKRVLQPKQWNAFFTEEGRLSDGGVKFLKKVRSGGVHPSIRPEVWPFLLGVYDLKSNKEERDSIRQLKLTEYENLRRQCREIHERYENVCDSKETAQSSNTEDSQVLESHDIEEVESSTRTITVDESEKLNSESIMQDENCEKSDVTTEDAAGNDSDSTNPEETETSPFLANEEVESHNTVNQEKEISSPSSKPKSQAADEDFMSTWQRIIRLDAVRANDEWVPYSPTQAAVSETKARGIAIQVGLNDYDHLEPCRIFHAARLVGILEAYAVYDPEIGYCQGMSDLLSPLIAVMEDDVLAFWCFVGFMSKARHNFRLDEVGIRRQLSMVSKIIKFKDIHLYRHLENLEAEDCFFVYRMVVVLFRRELTFEQTLCLWEVMWADQAAIRTGIAKATWGRIRLRAPPTEDLLLYAIAASVLQRRKTIIEKYSGMDEIMKECNSMAGHLDVWKLLDDAHDLVVNLHDKI; via the exons ATGATGTTTCCACGACTACGATTGACGAAGGTCTTCTTCTCCCCGATCATCGCCGGGAAATGGATCGTCTTTGCCGACGGTAGCAGCGGCGGCGGCGTTGGTAGAAATGGCTACTACGGTGGATTGTGGTCGTCGGCCGTTATTCCTTCCAATGTTGGTTTAGCTGTCGCTGTCACCGTCATGGCCGTGGCCGTCGCTTTCACCGTCTACTCTCGTAG AGGAAGCATTGGATCACCGTGGTCACTAAGGAGAAGAAAGCGAGTTCTTCAACCTAAACAATGGAATGCTTTTTTCACAGAGGAAGGGCGACTCAGTGATGGAGGTGTCAAATTTCTGAAGAAAGTTCGTAGTGGG ggTGTACATCCAAGCATCAGACCAGAAGTTTGGCCGTTCCTTCTTGGAGT GTATGACTTAAAGagcaacaaagaagaaagagactcCATTCGACAGCTGAAACT GACGGAATATGAAAACCTGCGGAGACAGTGTCGCGAGATTCATGAACGCTATGAAAATGTCTGCGACTCAAAGGAGACAGCTCAGAGCAGCAACACTGAAGACAGTCAGGTTCTTGAATCCCATGATATTGAGGAAGTCGAGAGTTCCACAAGAACCATCACCGTAGATGAATCAGAGAAGTTGAATTCTGAATCGATTATGCAGGATGAGAACTGTGAAAAGAGCGATGTCACCACAGAAGATGCTGCTGGTAATGATTCAGACTCAACCAATCCTGAAGAAACCGAGACTTCACCTTTTCTAGCTAACGAAGAAGTAGAAAGCCACAATACTGttaaccaagaaaaagaaatttcgTCTCCATCATCAAAGCCAAAATCTCAGGCAGCGGACGAGGATTTCATGTCAACTTGGCAGAGAATTATCCGCCTAGATGCTGTGAGAGCAAATGACGAATGGGTGCCCTACTCACCAACTCAAGCTGCTGTTTCTGAGACAAAAGCCCGGGGAATAGCCATTCAGGTTGGTCTCAATGACTATGACCACTTGGAACCCTGCCGGATATTTCACGCAGCCCGCCTGGTCGGGATCCTTGAAGCCTACGCAGTCTATGATCCAGAAATTGGTTACTGTCAAGGAATGAGCGACTTACTATCTCCTTTAATCGCAGTGATGGAAGACGACGTCTTAGCATTCTGGTGCTTTGTTGGCTTCATGAGTAAAGCACGGCATAATTTCCGGTTAGACGAGGTTGGAATCAGGCGGCAACTCTCAATGGTATCgaaaatcataaaattcaAAGACATTCACTTGTACCGACACTTGGAGAACCTTGAAGCAGAAGACTGCTTCTTTGTATACCGTATGGTTGTAGTTCTGTTCAGACGAGAACTAACCTTTGAGCAGACGTTGTGTCTCTGGGAAGTAATGTGGGCGGATCAAGCTGCAATACGAACTGGGATTGCGAAGGCGACATGGGGGAGAATCCGGTTACGAGCACCACCGACAGAAGATTTGTTGCTTTACGCGATAGCTGCAAGCGTGCTGCAGAGGAGGAAGACGATAATAGAGAAATACAGTGGGATGGATGAGATAATGAAGGAATGTAACAGCATGGCTGGTCATCTTGATGTTTGGAAACTTCTAGACGATGCTCATGACTTAGTCGTCAATCTTCACGACAAGATCTAA
- a CDS encoding Tetratricopeptide repeat (TPR)-like superfamily protein (Tetratricopeptide repeat (TPR)-like superfamily protein; FUNCTIONS IN: binding; INVOLVED IN: protein import into mitochondrial outer membrane; LOCATED IN: mitochondrial outer membrane translocase complex; EXPRESSED IN: 24 plant structures; EXPRESSED DURING: 14 growth stages; CONTAINS InterPro DOMAIN/s: Tetratricopeptide-like helical (InterPro:IPR011990), Plant specific mitochondrial import receptor subunit TOM20 (InterPro:IPR010547); Has 1807 Blast hits to 1807 proteins in 277 species: Archae - 0; Bacteria - 0; Metazoa - 736; Fungi - 347; Plants - 385; Viruses - 0; Other Eukaryotes - 339 (source: NCBI BLink).): MADTVEEPQLQNGAAPAESETEQNPIPEPQLQTEPKLTGEIPEIEADLTPEEVQSEVTDAKPEEVQSEVKPEEVKTVVTDAKPEEAQSEVKPEEVQSVVTDTKPDLTDVDLSPGGSEEIPIRSTEVEQESTTSVLKKDDDGNKTFTMRELLSELKSEEGDGTPHSSASPFSRESASQPAENNPAMDLINRIQVNDEEGRSRQRVLAFAARKYASAIERNPDDHDALYNWALILQESADNVSPDSVSPSKDDLLEEACKKYDEATRLCPTLYDAYYNWAIAISDRAKIRGRTKEAEELWEQAADNYEKAVQLNWNSSQALNNWGLVLQELSQIVPAREKEKVVRTAISKFRAAIRLQFDFHRAIYNLGTVLYGLAEDTLRTGGSGNGKDMPPGELYSQSAIYIAAAHSLKPSYSVYSSALRLVRSMLPLPHLKVGYLTAPPVGNSLAPHSDWKRTEFELNHERLLQVLKPEPREMGRNLSGKAETMSTNVERKTVKVNITEIVSVTPCADLTLPPGAGLCIDTIHGPVFLVADSWESLDGWLDAIRLVYTIYARGKSDVLAGIITG, encoded by the exons ATGGCGGATACTGTTGAAGAGCCTCAATTACAAAATGGAGCGGCACCAGCTGAGTCCGAAACCGAGCAAAATCCGATTCCGGAACCACAACTCCAAACTGAGCCCAAACTAACCGGAGAAATTCCGGAAATAGAAGCGGATTTAACGCCGGAGGAAGTACAATCGGAGGTAACGGATGCAAAGCCAGAGGAAGTACAATCTGAGGTAAAGCCGGAGGAAGTAAAAACTGTGGTAACCGATGCGAAACCGGAGGAAGCACAATCTGAGGTGAAGCCGGAGGAGGTACAATCTGTGGTAACCGATACGAAACCGGATTTAACCGATGTGGATCTGTCTCCGGGAGGATCTGAGGAGATCCCGATCCGGTCGACGGAGGTTGAACAGGAATCTACTACTTCTGTTctgaagaaagatgatgatgggaACAAGACATTTACCATGAGAGAGCTTCTTAGTGAATTAAAAAGCGAGGAAGGAGATGGCACTCCTCACAGTTCTGCTTCTCCATTTAG TCGAGAAAGTGCTTCTCAACCAGCGGAGAACAATCCTGCAATGGATCTGATTAACAGGATCCAAGTTAACGACGAAGAGGGTCGATCTCGCCAACGTGTTCTTGCATTTGCTGCCCGCAA GTATGCAAGTGCGATAGAGAGAAATCCAGATGATCATGATGCATTATACAACTGGGCACTTATTCTCcag GAAAGTGCTGATAATGTCAGCCCGGATTCTGTTTCACCTTCTAAAGATGATTTGCTGGAGGAAGCTTGTAAGAAGTACGATGAGGCAACCCGTCTCTGCCCGACGCTGTATGAT GCTTACTACAACTGGGCTATTGCAATCTCTGATAGAGCAAAGATACGTGGTCGCACAAAGGAAGCTGAAGAACTATGGGAACAA GCGGCTGATAACTATGAAAAAGCTGTCCAGCTCAATTGGAACAGTTCCCAG GCGTTAAACAACTGGGGACTGGTCCTACAG GAACTCAGTCAAATCGTTCCTGCTAGGGAGAAGGAAAAAGTTGTCAGAACTGCCATTAGTAAG TTTCGGGCGGCAATCAGGTTGCAATTTGATTTCCATCGAGCCATATACAACCTTGGAACCGTTCTG TATGGATTAGCAGAAGACACACTTAGAACTGGGGGTTCAGGCAACGGCAAAGACATGCCCCCTGGTGAGTTATACAGCCAGTCTGCCATCTACATTGCTGCAGCGCATTCATTGAAGCCAAGTTACTCA GTTTACAGCAGCGCTTTGAGGCTTGTTCGTTCCATG CTACCTCTCCCGCATCTTAAAGTTGGATATCTAACTGCACCACCTGTGGGCAACTCACTTGCTCCTCACAGTGATTGGAAACGCACAGAGTTTGAACTCAATCACGAGAGGCTTCTACAG GTACTGAAACCTGAACCAAGAGAAATGGGACGAAACCTGTCAGGAAAAGCAGAGACAATGAGCACAAACGTGGAGAGGAAGACGGTAAAAGTGAACATTACAGAGATTGTATCAGTAACACCTTGTGCTGATCTCACTCTACCTCCTGGTGCTGGTCTCTGCATTGATACCATTCATGGCCCAGTTTTCTTG GTTGCAGATTCATGGGAGTCTTTAGATGGATGGCTTGACGCAATTCGTTTGGTTTACACAATTTATGCGAGAGGGAAGAGTGATGTTTTAGCCGGTATTATCACCGGTTAA
- a CDS encoding zinc finger matrin-type protein: protein MASLSCLPICGLSSSASLYTKARLLSSSSSSPSPLPLAYPLQNPKKLCRKIERVICRAEFSQDAPLVTAIGACILSSFVFPVAKRVNDEEEEEENSAIVSTDMRLAAMGIISFIPYFNWLSWVFAWLDTGKSRYAVYALVYLVPYLRRELVTNYKHCLGHYSCSA, encoded by the exons ATGGCGTCTCTGTCGTGTCTCCCGATTTGCGGACTTTCATCTTCCGCTTCACTCTACACCAAGGCCCGactactttcttcttcttcttcttccccgtCGCCGCTTCCTCTAGCCTATCCTCTACAAAACCCTAAGAAG cTATGTAGAAAGATTGAGAGAGTAATTTGCAGAGCGGAGTTTTCACAGGACGCACCACTCGTAACAGCAATTGGTGCGTGTATCCTAAGTTCATTTGTTTTTCCGGTGGCGAAACGAGTCAacgatgaggaagaagaagaagaaaactcagcGATTGTGTCAACAGATATGAGATTAGCCGCCATGGGAATCATCAGCTTCATACCTTACTTCAATTGGCTg AGTTGGGTGTTTGCTTGGCTTGACACTGGAAAATCTCGTTATGCTGTTTATGCTCTTGTTTATCTTGTTCCTTATTTGAG AAGAGAGCTGGTTACCAATTACAAGCATTGTCTTGGGCATTATTCATGTTCAG CTTGA
- a CDS encoding zinc finger matrin-type protein (unknown protein; FUNCTIONS IN: molecular_function unknown; INVOLVED IN: biological_process unknown; LOCATED IN: chloroplast; EXPRESSED IN: 22 plant structures; EXPRESSED DURING: 13 growth stages; Has 1807 Blast hits to 1807 proteins in 277 species: Archae - 0; Bacteria - 0; Metazoa - 736; Fungi - 347; Plants - 385; Viruses - 0; Other Eukaryotes - 339 (source: NCBI BLink).), with amino-acid sequence MASLSCLPICGLSSSASLYTKARLLSSSSSSPSPLPLAYPLQNPKKLCRKIERVICRAEFSQDAPLVTAIGACILSSFVFPVAKRVNDEEEEEENSAIVSTDMRLAAMGIISFIPYFNWLSWVFAWLDTGKSRYAVYALVYLVPYLSSNLSISPEESWLPITSIVLGIIHVQLEASIANGDVETLAFFRNTSDDDFSSKKRIHFKKHFKGKNSDDEN; translated from the exons ATGGCGTCTCTGTCGTGTCTCCCGATTTGCGGACTTTCATCTTCCGCTTCACTCTACACCAAGGCCCGactactttcttcttcttcttcttccccgtCGCCGCTTCCTCTAGCCTATCCTCTACAAAACCCTAAGAAG cTATGTAGAAAGATTGAGAGAGTAATTTGCAGAGCGGAGTTTTCACAGGACGCACCACTCGTAACAGCAATTGGTGCGTGTATCCTAAGTTCATTTGTTTTTCCGGTGGCGAAACGAGTCAacgatgaggaagaagaagaagaaaactcagcGATTGTGTCAACAGATATGAGATTAGCCGCCATGGGAATCATCAGCTTCATACCTTACTTCAATTGGCTg AGTTGGGTGTTTGCTTGGCTTGACACTGGAAAATCTCGTTATGCTGTTTATGCTCTTGTTTATCTTGTTCCTTATTTGAG TTCAAATCTGTCTATTTCTCCAGAAGAGAGCTGGTTACCAATTACAAGCATTGTCTTGGGCATTATTCATGTTCAG CTTGAAGCAAGCATCGCAAATGGGGATGTTGAGACACTTGCATTCTTCAGAAACACATCTGATGACGATTTTTCATCTAAGAAAAGAATCCATTTTAAGAAACATTTCAAG GGAAAAAACAGTGACGAtgaaaattaa
- a CDS encoding Metal-dependent protein hydrolase (Metal-dependent protein hydrolase; FUNCTIONS IN: molecular_function unknown; INVOLVED IN: biological_process unknown; LOCATED IN: mitochondrion; EXPRESSED IN: 24 plant structures; EXPRESSED DURING: 13 growth stages; CONTAINS InterPro DOMAIN/s: Metal-dependent protein hydrolase (InterPro:IPR003226); BEST Arabidopsis thaliana protein match is: Metal-dependent protein hydrolase (TAIR:AT3G49320.1); Has 677 Blast hits to 672 proteins in 331 species: Archae - 0; Bacteria - 213; Metazoa - 146; Fungi - 144; Plants - 55; Viruses - 0; Other Eukaryotes - 119 (source: NCBI BLink).) produces MMFSVTKGLIRNLALFQVRLPPLVAAVMAPSSVVRVYSTATSPSPSEISVKKVGTHNGSFHCDEALGCFMIRLVDKFSGADIVRSRDPKILAELDAVLDVGGVYDPEHDRYDHHQKGFEEVFGHGFNTKLSSAGLVYKHFGKEIIAKELNVEQDHPDVLRLFLAVYKSFMEAIDAVDNGINRYDTDQPPRYVNNTHLSPRVGRLNLDWIDPDQSQEKENEAFQRAMALAGKEFLESVQFHARSWLPARSIVMQCLEERFKTDPSGEIMILDRFCPWKLHLFELEQEMKIEPLIKYVIYQDERAKQWRVQAVAVAPDRFENRKPLPEKWRGLRDEELSKAAEIPGCVFVHMSGFIGGNQSYDGALSMAQTALTL; encoded by the exons ATGATGTTTTCGGTAACGAAAGGTTTAATCAGAAACTTGGCCTTGTTCCAAGTTCGTCTTCCTCCTCTCGTAGCAGCAGTAATGGCTCCTTCAAGCGTCGTTAGGGTTTACTCTACCGCTacctctccttctccttctgaAATTTCCGTCAAGAAAGTTGGTACTCATAATGGAAGCTTTCACTGCGACGAAGCTCTCGGCTGTTTCATGATTCGCCTCGTCGATAAATTCTCCGGCGCTGATATCGTCCGTTCTCGTGACCCTAAG ATATTGGCAGAACTTGATGCAGTGCTTGATGTTGGAGGTGTTTATGATCCGGAGCATGACCGTTATGATCATCACCAGAAAGGTTTTGAAGAGGTTTTTGGACATGGCTTCAACACTAAGCTCAGTAGTGCTGGTCTTGTTTACAAG CATTTTGGAAAGGAGATCATAGCTAAGGAACTTAATGTCGAACAAGATCACCCTGATGTTCTTCGGTTGTTTTTAGCTGTCTACAAGAGCTTCATGGAG GCAATTGATGCTGTGGACAATGGAATAAACCGGTATGATACTGATCAGCCTCCACGATATGTGAACAACACACATCTGTCTCCAAGGGTTGGAAGATTAAATCTGGATTGGATTGACCCTGACCAGTCACAAGAAAAGGAGAATGAAGCTTTCCAACGTGCAATGGCTCTAGCTGGAAAAGAGTTCCTCGAA AGTGTTCAGTTCCATGCAAGATCGTGGTTACCGGCTCGATCAATTGTGATGCAGTGTCTTGAAGAAAGATTCAAGACAGACCCCAGCGGTGAGATCATGATATTGGATAGATTTTGCCCT TGGAAGCTTCATTTGTTCGAGCTTGAGCAAGAAATGAAGATCGAGCCTCTCATCAAATACGTCATTTACCAG gacgAGAGAGCAAAGCAGTGGAGAGTTCAAGCAGTGGCGGTCGCACCAGACAGGTTTGAGAACCGAAAGCCTCTCCCTGAGAAATGGAGAGGCCTTAGGGATGAGGAACTCTCGAAAGCTGCTGAGATTCCCGGTTGTGTCTTTGTCCACATGAGTGGCTTTATCGGCGGAAACCAATCCTATGACGGCGCTCTATCCATGGCTCAAACCGCACTCACTCTCTGA
- a CDS encoding nuclease (CONTAINS InterPro DOMAIN/s: Putative harbinger transposase-derived nuclease (InterPro:IPR006912); BEST Arabidopsis thaliana protein match is: unknown protein (TAIR:AT1G43722.1); Has 1807 Blast hits to 1807 proteins in 277 species: Archae - 0; Bacteria - 0; Metazoa - 736; Fungi - 347; Plants - 385; Viruses - 0; Other Eukaryotes - 339 (source: NCBI BLink).) gives MEISGEEDKEEAVTLPKEVSKISISDGNKFVYQILNGPNEQCFENFRMDKPVFYKLCDLLQTRGLLRHTNRIKIEAQLAIFLFIIGHNLRTRAVQELFCYSGETISRHFNNVLNAVIAISKDFFQPNSNSDTLENDDPYFKDCVGVVDSFHIPVMVGVDEQGPFRNGNGLLTQNVLAASSFDLRFNYVLAGWEGSASDQQVLNAALTRRNKLQVPQGKYYIVDNKYPNLPGFIAPYHGVSTNSREEAKEMFNERHKLLHRAIHRTFGALKERFPILLSAPPYPLQTQVKLVIAACALHNYVRLEKPDDLVFRMFEEETLAEAGEDREVALEEEQVEIVGQEHGFRPEEVEDSLRLRDEIASELWNHYVQNMSTF, from the coding sequence ATGGAGATCTCCGgcgaagaagataaagaagaagctgttaCTCTCCCCAAAGAAGTAAGCAAAATCTCAATCTCAGATGGTAACAAGTTCGTATACCAAATCCTCAATGGTCCTAACGAACAATGTTTTGAGAATTTCCGTATGGATAAGCCTGTCTTCTATAAACTCTGTGATCTCCTTCAGACCAGAGGCTTATTGCGTCACACTAATCGAATCAAGATTGAGGCACAGTTAGCAATCTTTTTGTTCATCATTGGTCATAATCTTCGTACTCGAGCTGTTCAAGAACTCTTCTGTTACTCTGGTGAAACCATTAGCCGCCATTTCAACAATGTTTTGAATGCAGTTATTGCAATCTCTAAGGATTTTTTTCAACCCAATTCAAATTCTGATACTTTGGAGAATGATGATCCGTATTTCAAAGACTgtgttggtgttgttgataGCTTCCACATTCCGGTTATGGTTGGGGTCGATGAGCAAGGTCCGTTTCGAAACGGCAATGGACTGCTTACTCAGAATGTTCTTGCAGCTTCGTCGTTCGATCTTAGATTCAATTATGTGTTAGCTGGTTGGGAAGGTTCAGCTTCTGATCAACAAGTTCTCAATGCAGCTTTGACTCGGCGTAACAAGTTACAAGTCCCTCAAGGAAAATACTACATTGTTGACAATAAGTATCCGAATCTTCCTGGCTTTATCGCGCCGTATCACGGTGTTTCAACCAAttcaagagaagaagcaaaggaaATGTTCAATGAGCGACACAAGTTGTTGCATCGAGCTATCCACCGGACTTTTGGGGCTTTGAAAGAACGGTTTCCGATTCTACTATCAGCTCCTCCGTATCCTCTACAAACGCAAGTGAAACTGGTGATTGCGGCTTGTGCATTGCACAACTATGTCCGCTTGGAGAAACCAGATgatttagtgtttaggatgtTTGAAGAAGAGACTCTGGCGGAAGCAGGAGAAGATAGAGAAGTGGCTTTAGAAGAGGAACAAGTAGAGATAGTGGGGCAGGAACATGGGTTTAGAccagaagaagttgaagataGTTTAAGGTTAAGAGATGAGATTGCATCTGAGCTTTGGAACCATTATGTCCAAAATATGTCAACCTTCtaa